In Pelosinus sp. UFO1, one genomic interval encodes:
- a CDS encoding CopG family ribbon-helix-helix protein, with protein sequence MYVLTGGGEGVAELRRIMISIPNSLLQEVDGIIAIEKLSRSQFVRDAMRLCIEERKRKEVYDRMRKGYQEMAGINLTLAEEGLLADADTFEMPTLLAERE encoded by the coding sequence ATGTATGTGTTAACTGGCGGGGGTGAAGGCGTGGCAGAATTGAGGCGTATTATGATTAGTATCCCGAATAGTTTGCTTCAAGAAGTGGATGGTATTATTGCTATAGAAAAATTAAGTCGGAGTCAATTTGTGCGCGACGCTATGCGTCTTTGTATTGAAGAACGTAAACGTAAAGAAGTGTATGATAGAATGCGTAAGGGATATCAGGAGATGGCGGGAATTAATCTGACATTAGCTGAGGAAGGATTGCTGGCTGATGCAGATACATTTGAAATGCCTACCCTGCTGGCGGAGCGTGAATAA
- a CDS encoding type II toxin-antitoxin system PemK/MazF family toxin → MVVKRGDIYYANLSPVVGSEQGGHRPVLVIQNDVGNKYSPTVIVVAITSQISKAKLPTHVEINSKQSSLEKDSVILLEQLRTIDKRRLKEKVSHLNDDIMSMVDESIKVSLGLVVV, encoded by the coding sequence ATGGTCGTAAAACGTGGGGATATTTATTATGCCAATTTAAGCCCGGTAGTGGGTTCGGAACAAGGAGGGCATCGTCCCGTTTTAGTCATACAAAATGATGTTGGTAATAAATATAGTCCGACCGTTATCGTGGTAGCCATTACTTCACAAATTTCGAAAGCTAAACTGCCGACTCATGTAGAAATCAATTCGAAACAATCTAGTTTGGAAAAAGACTCCGTTATTTTATTGGAGCAATTACGTACTATTGATAAACGTCGATTAAAAGAAAAAGTTTCTCACTTAAATGATGATATTATGAGTATGGTTGATGAATCGATAAAGGTGAGTTTGGGTTTGGTTGTGGTATAA
- a CDS encoding ComEC/Rec2 family competence protein: MIRRWLAVFMLLMFVIMVVAGCSKQSVKPAGQGGQKQTSSASSPLTVKVLDIGQGDAILIRVAGQTVLVDSGDISTREKLVQYIKKEGITTIDKVIITHPHADHLGGMPGVLDNFKVNQIYDSGQTTTTALYRQYLTLVKKKEIPFTVLTAGTEIVISDDIKLKILAPEKPFITESELNNNSIVTKLVYNNFSMLLTGDAEKESENRMVKTYGNELKSTILKVGHHGSNTSSSIEFLKIVAPEAAIISLGANNDYHHPHPSTMKKLNEAKVKVYRTDTDGTVTVNSDGKTYTITKEQ, encoded by the coding sequence ATGATACGTAGATGGTTAGCAGTATTCATGTTGCTAATGTTTGTTATTATGGTTGTAGCAGGTTGTAGTAAACAAAGTGTAAAACCAGCAGGGCAAGGGGGGCAAAAGCAAACCAGTTCAGCAAGTTCACCTCTTACTGTGAAGGTACTAGATATTGGACAAGGTGATGCTATTTTAATCCGCGTAGCTGGGCAAACTGTATTGGTTGATTCAGGAGATATTAGTACTAGAGAAAAATTAGTACAATACATAAAAAAAGAGGGCATTACCACAATTGATAAGGTAATCATTACTCACCCACATGCCGATCATTTAGGCGGAATGCCAGGGGTGCTGGATAATTTCAAAGTTAATCAGATTTACGATAGTGGACAAACTACGACCACTGCCCTGTATCGTCAGTATTTAACTCTAGTAAAAAAGAAAGAGATACCTTTTACAGTGCTTACTGCCGGTACTGAGATTGTTATTTCTGATGATATTAAACTTAAAATTCTTGCGCCAGAAAAGCCATTTATAACGGAATCTGAGTTGAATAATAATTCTATAGTTACTAAACTGGTTTATAATAACTTTTCCATGTTATTAACTGGGGATGCAGAAAAGGAATCTGAAAACCGTATGGTGAAAACCTATGGAAATGAGCTTAAAAGTACTATATTGAAAGTTGGACATCATGGTAGCAACACCTCTTCGTCAATTGAGTTTTTAAAAATCGTAGCTCCGGAGGCTGCTATTATCTCACTAGGCGCTAACAACGATTATCACCATCCTCATCCCTCTACAATGAAAAAATTAAATGAGGCCAAGGTGAAAGTATATCGCACAGATACAGATGGGACGGTAACAGTAAATAGCGACGGAAAAACTTATACAATAACAAAGGAGCAGTAA
- a CDS encoding DUF3006 domain-containing protein: MKVRAVIDRFEGSKAVLLVGEDETQVSWPCCSLPGEAAEGDILQITLQVDQQATSAARLEAENLLKEIVKRNQES; the protein is encoded by the coding sequence ATGAAAGTTCGAGCTGTTATTGATCGTTTTGAAGGTAGTAAGGCAGTATTATTAGTAGGTGAGGATGAAACGCAAGTATCATGGCCTTGTTGTAGTCTACCTGGTGAAGCGGCAGAAGGAGACATATTACAAATTACCTTGCAGGTTGATCAGCAAGCCACTAGTGCGGCAAGGCTAGAGGCAGAAAATCTCTTGAAAGAAATAGTGAAGAGAAATCAGGAAAGCTAA
- a CDS encoding LacI family DNA-binding transcriptional regulator — MQNDKQVLKNTTIKDVAQLANVSIATVSRTLSGKDKVSPLLAERVAAAMKELQYQPNDVARALKIKESRSIGLMIPDIENPFFPALVRGVQDAAKIHNYAVILCNTDGRLEEERNYIHFLYSKRVDGIVFTDSVYNKQSISLLDSLGIPVVLLDRRVSGIHASTVTSDNRLGAFLATEHLIELGKKRIAFISGPLKLSSGADRASGYQDALVRYNISYNKNLAFIGAFTYESSYKAVEDLLFSREKFDAVFASNDLMAIGVIECLAKYGIRVPEDVAVVGFDDIRMAAWYKPLLTTIRQPVYDMGQYAVKLLVEHITGVRETYYEKIFKPELIIRQSSGSVEERK, encoded by the coding sequence ATGCAGAATGATAAGCAGGTTCTAAAAAATACAACAATTAAAGATGTAGCGCAATTAGCTAACGTTTCTATTGCAACTGTTTCCCGTACGTTAAGTGGTAAAGATAAGGTATCGCCATTGCTAGCAGAACGTGTAGCGGCAGCCATGAAAGAATTACAATATCAACCTAATGATGTAGCCAGAGCATTAAAGATAAAAGAGTCACGCAGTATTGGTCTTATGATTCCGGATATTGAAAATCCATTTTTCCCAGCGTTAGTAAGGGGAGTGCAGGATGCTGCTAAAATCCATAATTATGCCGTTATTTTGTGCAATACTGATGGAAGGCTAGAAGAAGAAAGAAATTATATCCATTTTTTGTATAGTAAACGAGTGGACGGTATTGTCTTTACTGACAGTGTTTATAACAAACAAAGTATTTCTCTCTTAGATTCTTTAGGCATTCCTGTTGTTCTCCTGGATAGACGGGTAAGTGGAATTCATGCCAGCACAGTTACTTCTGACAATCGTTTAGGTGCTTTTTTGGCTACGGAACATTTAATTGAGTTAGGTAAGAAACGGATTGCATTTATTAGCGGGCCTTTAAAGTTATCTTCTGGCGCCGATCGGGCGAGTGGTTATCAAGATGCCCTTGTTCGTTATAACATTTCATATAATAAGAATCTAGCGTTTATTGGCGCGTTTACTTACGAAAGTAGTTATAAGGCAGTGGAAGATTTACTATTTAGTCGAGAAAAGTTTGATGCAGTATTTGCTTCTAATGATCTGATGGCAATTGGTGTTATTGAATGCTTAGCTAAATATGGTATCAGGGTGCCAGAAGATGTAGCGGTGGTTGGCTTTGATGATATACGTATGGCGGCATGGTATAAACCTTTGTTAACGACGATTCGGCAACCTGTATATGATATGGGGCAATATGCAGTAAAACTTTTAGTGGAGCATATTACGGGTGTAAGAGAGACTTATTATGAAAAGATATTTAAGCCTGAACTTATTATTCGTCAGTCTTCAGGCAGTGTGGAGGAAAGAAAATGA